A stretch of DNA from Mycolicibacterium celeriflavum:
GCCGTTGAGCAGCCACGCATCGCCGTGCCGCGTCGCCGTCGTCTCCAGCGCTCCGAGATCCGAACCGCCGGTGCGCTCGGTCAACAGCTGCGCGGTCTCCCCCGCCCACTCGCCGGACGCGAACTTGGCGAGCACATGGTCGCGCACATCGGACGGCGCGTACGCCGCGACCAAGGCTTGCACCATCCCGCCGCCAGTGCCCAACGCGCATCCCATCCCGATGTCGGCCTGGTCGAGTAGGTAATTGGACGTGAACAGCATCAGCGTGGGGTTCACCCCGGCGCGGCGGGCATCCTCGCGCAACTCGGCCTGGGCGTTGAGCACCGCGCGCTTGGACTCGACGAATGACGGCGGCATGACCACCCGGCTGATGTCGTGGCCCCACCGGTCGTAACGCTCGAGGCGCGGCGGGTTGCGGTCGGTCTCCTCGGCCCACCGCGCGACGGGGCCACCCATGAGTTCACCGATGCGCGACAGCAGCGGTTCGGCAAACGCCAGCTCGTCGGGCTGCAGATAGTAGGCCATCGTCGCTTGCAGCGTGGGATCGCTGGTGTACCAGTTCAGGCCCACGGCGCCCTGGTAGTTCTCGGTCCGATAGCGCTCTGATTTCTCCGCGGACGCGAAGGGAAGCCGATCCACCGCCTCGATGTCGTAGTCGGTCACATCGCAACGTTATTACACTTGCCATGCCAGGTGTCGACGAATTGTAATCCTGTTTTGTAGCGGTACCGCCAGCTGACCACTTGTCACGGATCTCGCCGCTCAAGCGACACGCATCAGAATCTCGTGGATAACTGCTGTTATTCATGAAACTCGTGCGGACATTGCGTCTTCCGCCGGTCCACACGTCTCCCCTTCCCCGTTTTCAGCAACCGAGGTCGCGGCGGTACAGCGAGTCGCATCGATCACATGCTTTGCGGGGGCATCGATCCAAACTGTACGGACGTGTCATCTCGAGCTGGACAGTTCGACTCGAGACTATCCGAATAATCTTGGCATACAACCAGTTTGGTCATGAGAACTAGATCCGGGAATAGACACTTGTCAACCACGTCGGCCCCTCTCGTCTAGCCTCCTCCAGTACGTCGAAATGCTTGGCGGTCGAACCTGACGGACTCCGTATCTGTCAGAAGTTTCCAGGGCGGCATTCCGAGGAGACCAGCAAGGCGCCCCTGCATCTGGACGCCGGACGGCAGCGGGCGCCACCATATGGTCACCTCGGCGATCTTGCCGTCCGCATTGAGCAGGATGTAATCCATTCCGTTGACCACGGTGTCTTCGATCTGCAGCCGGAAGTACGCGGCATGGTGCGTCTCACCGCTGAGGACTTCCTTGTAGGTGAGGTCGGTCGCCACCGTGCCGACCGACCGCATGGCTTCCAGGACTGCCTCGCGCCCGGTGAGTGGCTCATCGTCGAGCGGGCCATACAGCACCACGTTCTCGGCGAGGATTCCGGAAAGAGCGTCGTTGTCTGCGCCGCCGTGCATGCAGTCGACAAAGAATTCCACGGCGTCGCGATTCGGGGCGAACGTGGGCATGGTTACTCCTTATTCGTTTGTTGCTTGTGGTTTGTGAGACCTGATCGGTTGGGCTCATCCGTGCGACGACCCGAATGGGCCCACGCCAGAACGGTCTCCGGAAATCGGAAGGACGGTACTCTTCTGCGCTGGTCGCCGCGGTTCGGCACGTTTGTGTCGGCATACATGCCGTCGTCACTCGCTCATATCACTGTGGTGCCGCCGTCGACCACCAACTCCATGCCGTTGACATAGCTCGAGTCGTCGGAGGCGAGGAACAACGCGGCCGACGCGATCTCCTCGGGGCGGCCCATCTTTCGCCGTGGGATCACCGACTCGAACTGTGCCTTCATCTCCTCGTCCATCACCTCCGCCAACATCGGCGAGGCGACCTGGCCGGGGGTCAGCACGTTCACCCGGATCTTCCTGTCCCTCAACTCGGACACCCACACCCGAGCGTAGGCGGGCAGCACGGCCTTGCTCCCCGCGTACACACTCCAATTCGGGTAGCCCCGCAGCGATGCGTTCGACCCGGTCATGAAGATCGAGCCGCCATCGTTGAATAGCGGCAGCGCCTTCTGGACCGTGAAGAGCGTGCCGCGCGCGTTCAGCCAGAAGGCGTCGTGGAAGTCCTCCTCGGTGATCTCGCCGAGCCTGTTCTGTCTGCCTGTCCCGGCGCTTGCCCACAACACATCGATCGCGCCCTTTTCCTGTTTGACCGTGTCGAACAAACGGTCTAGGTCATCGAGGTCGGCCGAATCGCCCTGCACGCCGGTCACATTCCGCCCGATCTGTTCGACGGCCTGGTCCAGCGCGTCCTTCCGTCGGCCCGAGATGAAGACGTGGGCTCCCTCGTCGACGAACAACTTGGCTCCGGACAGCGCCATACCGCTTGTCGCGCCGGTGATCACCGCGACCTTGCCATCAAGCTTTCCCACGATCGCTCCATCCATCCGATAGCGCCGATGTTATGTACACCGATCTGAGTGCTTAACGTACTCGACGGCTGAGTAAAGCGCAAGCTATGTACACCAATCCGTACCCAATTTGGGCTACGCTGAACGCATGACGGAGTTGGAGAAGGGGCCGCGAGGCCTGCGCCGCGGCAGGGGCGCACGAGAGCGCATCCTCGGCGCTTCACGACAACTGTTCCGCGATCAAGGCATAAACAACACTGGCCTGGACCAGCTCTGCGCGGTGGCCCAGGTGTCCAAACGCACCTTCTACCAACACTTCACCGGCAAGGATGAGCTGATCGCCGAACACCTACGCCGATTCGATCCCGAAATTCTTCCCGAGGTGTTCGACCGCACTGACCTGACGCCTCGCGAACGGCTCCTCGCCGCCTTCGACATTCAGGCGCCTCTGTGTCCGTTCATCGCGGCGGCCGTCGAAATCAACGACGCGGGTCACCCGGCACGCGTACACGCCCGCGACTACAAGAAGGCCTTCGCCGCGCGGCTTACCGAAACCGCGCGCGAGGCCGGCGCCACCGACCCCGAACAGCTCGGCGAACAACTGGCGCTGCTCTTGGATGGCGCCTCGGCCCGCAACCGGATCCTCGGCACCGAAACCTTCGCCACCGCCGCCGCCATCGCAGTCGTCCTCATAGACAACGCCATCCCCGCGGGAACGGAAGCGCCCGGCGCAGGCGGGAACTGTCGACCGGGACGGGGTCGCGCGCCCAATCCGGCGGCGAGCTCAGCCCCAGTTTGACGATGAGTATGCGGAATCTGCAGGGTAGCCGATAGTCCCCCTCTGTCGAAAACTATTGTGCCCCAAGGTTTTCTAACGAACGCCAGCAAATGTCCGTCACTCCCCGTTCGTGCGCAGTTCCCGGGACCGCATGCCGATGAAATCCGCAAGGTTCCGCTGCAGCGCAACGCCGGACGGCAGAGGTGTCTGACACATGGTGGTCACGACTAGGCCGTCAGCCGGCTGGAGAAGTAATTGCCGTTGTCCAGGTCGGCGAGCAGATTTGGCTGAGCGGGTTCCCAGCCGAGCGTCCGGCGCGTGATGAGGTTGCTCGCCGGAATGTCCATCGTGACCAGATTCGCAAGGAACCCAAAGTATCCCGGCAGCATCATGACGTCGGCGGGAACGCTCACGGTGGGCAGGCCCAGACGGTTGCCAATGGCCTCGGCGATCTCGCGGAACGGGATGCCCCCGTCCTCAATCGCGTGCCAATATTTGCCGGCCGGGCCCTTCTCCAGCGCCAAGCGGAACAAGGAGGCGACATCGCGGATGTGCACGGCGCCCCACAGGTTCGCGCCGTCTCCGGGGTAGCCGGCGAAGCCCTTCTCCTGCGCGAGCGCGATCAGCGAGGGGAGGAAACCGGCACGATCGGTCGTGCTGTGCGCGATGGTGGGAAGCCGCACGATCGAAGACCGGACTCCCTGCTCGGCGAGGCCGACTACGGCGCGCTCTACGACGTTACGAACCCGCAGAGTGCCCTTGAACTCATCGCCGCCGGGAAGGGCAGGGTCCTCCTCGGTGGCCGGCCGGCCCAGTGTCCCGGGCGAGCCCATACTGCCGGCCGCGACCAGTGGCTTTCCGGTGCCCGCCAGCGCCTCGCCGTACGCGAGGACGACCGGCAGCTCCGCGGCGGCCACGGCGTCGATCCCGCCGGACGGAAGCAGGTCTTGCCTGTGTGCGACGTGGATGACGCCGTCGGAGTCTGCGGCCGCCTCCTTGAGCCCGTCGAGATCCTCGAGGCTGCCGCGACGCACCTTCGCGCCGAGCGCGGACACCGCCGCCGCAGCCGTGTCCGACCGGGCCAGGCCGGTGACCTCGTGCCCGGCGGCGACGAGCTCGGGGATGATGTACGAACCG
This window harbors:
- a CDS encoding nuclear transport factor 2-like protein, which translates into the protein MPTFAPNRDAVEFFVDCMHGGADNDALSGILAENVVLYGPLDDEPLTGREAVLEAMRSVGTVATDLTYKEVLSGETHHAAYFRLQIEDTVVNGMDYILLNADGKIAEVTIWWRPLPSGVQMQGRLAGLLGMPPWKLLTDTESVRFDRQAFRRTGGG
- a CDS encoding SDR family NAD(P)-dependent oxidoreductase — protein: MGKLDGKVAVITGATSGMALSGAKLFVDEGAHVFISGRRKDALDQAVEQIGRNVTGVQGDSADLDDLDRLFDTVKQEKGAIDVLWASAGTGRQNRLGEITEEDFHDAFWLNARGTLFTVQKALPLFNDGGSIFMTGSNASLRGYPNWSVYAGSKAVLPAYARVWVSELRDRKIRVNVLTPGQVASPMLAEVMDEEMKAQFESVIPRRKMGRPEEIASAALFLASDDSSYVNGMELVVDGGTTVI
- a CDS encoding TetR/AcrR family transcriptional regulator, translating into MTELEKGPRGLRRGRGARERILGASRQLFRDQGINNTGLDQLCAVAQVSKRTFYQHFTGKDELIAEHLRRFDPEILPEVFDRTDLTPRERLLAAFDIQAPLCPFIAAAVEINDAGHPARVHARDYKKAFAARLTETAREAGATDPEQLGEQLALLLDGASARNRILGTETFATAAAIAVVLIDNAIPAGTEAPGAGGNCRPGRGRAPNPAASSAPV
- a CDS encoding SDR family oxidoreductase, with the protein product MRVFVTGGTGHSGSYIIPELVAAGHEVTGLARSDTAAAAVSALGAKVRRGSLEDLDGLKEAAADSDGVIHVAHRQDLLPSGGIDAVAAAELPVVLAYGEALAGTGKPLVAAGSMGSPGTLGRPATEEDPALPGGDEFKGTLRVRNVVERAVVGLAEQGVRSSIVRLPTIAHSTTDRAGFLPSLIALAQEKGFAGYPGDGANLWGAVHIRDVASLFRLALEKGPAGKYWHAIEDGGIPFREIAEAIGNRLGLPTVSVPADVMMLPGYFGFLANLVTMDIPASNLITRRTLGWEPAQPNLLADLDNGNYFSSRLTA